A stretch of the Desulfobacter sp. genome encodes the following:
- a CDS encoding sigma 54-interacting transcriptional regulator, producing the protein MASYPWVDGICLDKILEKNQKSHNIFMQGMGFYYRALTMEAQNKPESKVIRTFQKAMDQIRHSGHQICLARAGISMARFLQRKNREKQAIETAAPLVKSLFAIDKQLIPDDFSFLVKESSDQDFLLREILNLGREIANMRDSHDLLNKIISAVNRITAAERGAIFLAQENSGELILEAAKNLTQDQIMSKGFAASMKIVEKTALSEEGGIFDPQVNPKVRGSKRERIQSLICVPMRMNNRLIGVLYHDNRLFKSVFKKTDLEVLNYFAAQAAIAIDNARVYQTLESLYQKEREEKRYYEEQFKENLAMGEIVGKSPAIQQVFSLIESVAKTDTTVLITGKTGVGKELVARALHQNSLRSDGPFIRVNCAALPESLIASELFGHEKGAFTGATKQRIGRFELADKGTLFLDEIGDISPYIQVRMLRVLQNHEFERVGSQKTIQSNFRLITATNKDLKAELNGEAPTSDKALGSMADVERAHILAVLKQTRGKINGKDGAAKILGLHPSTLRFRIKKLGISIERSPVRR; encoded by the coding sequence ATGGCCTCTTATCCCTGGGTAGACGGGATCTGCCTGGACAAGATCCTGGAAAAAAACCAAAAAAGCCATAATATCTTCATGCAGGGCATGGGATTTTACTACCGCGCCCTGACCATGGAGGCCCAAAACAAACCGGAATCAAAGGTGATCCGGACATTTCAAAAGGCCATGGACCAGATCCGGCACTCGGGCCACCAGATCTGCCTGGCACGGGCCGGAATTTCCATGGCCAGGTTCCTGCAGCGCAAAAACAGAGAAAAACAGGCCATTGAAACAGCTGCCCCCCTGGTTAAATCCTTGTTTGCCATAGACAAGCAGCTCATTCCGGATGATTTTTCCTTTCTGGTCAAAGAATCCTCTGACCAGGACTTTCTGCTCAGGGAAATTTTAAACCTGGGCCGGGAAATCGCCAACATGAGAGATTCCCATGATCTACTCAACAAAATCATATCTGCGGTCAACAGGATCACGGCAGCAGAGCGGGGTGCTATTTTTCTGGCCCAGGAAAACTCAGGAGAACTTATTCTCGAGGCCGCCAAAAACCTGACCCAGGACCAGATCATGTCCAAAGGGTTTGCCGCATCCATGAAGATTGTTGAAAAAACAGCGCTTTCAGAGGAGGGCGGCATTTTCGATCCCCAGGTAAACCCGAAGGTCCGGGGATCAAAAAGGGAACGGATCCAATCTTTGATCTGTGTGCCCATGCGGATGAATAACCGCCTTATCGGCGTGCTCTATCATGATAACCGGCTCTTTAAAAGCGTGTTCAAGAAAACCGACCTTGAGGTGTTAAACTATTTTGCAGCCCAGGCCGCCATTGCCATTGACAATGCCAGGGTGTACCAGACCCTTGAATCCCTTTACCAGAAAGAAAGGGAGGAAAAAAGATATTACGAGGAGCAGTTCAAAGAAAACCTGGCCATGGGGGAAATCGTGGGCAAAAGCCCTGCCATCCAACAGGTATTTTCACTCATTGAATCCGTGGCAAAAACCGACACCACCGTGCTGATCACAGGGAAAACCGGGGTGGGCAAGGAACTTGTGGCAAGGGCCCTTCACCAGAACAGCCTGCGCAGCGACGGGCCCTTTATCCGGGTCAACTGCGCCGCTCTCCCTGAAAGCCTGATCGCAAGCGAATTGTTCGGCCATGAAAAAGGCGCCTTTACCGGGGCCACCAAACAGCGGATCGGCCGGTTTGAGCTGGCAGACAAGGGCACCCTGTTTTTGGATGAGATCGGGGATATCTCCCCCTATATCCAGGTCAGGATGCTCAGGGTCCTTCAAAACCATGAATTCGAGCGGGTGGGCTCCCAAAAGACCATCCAGTCCAACTTCAGGCTGATCACGGCCACGAACAAGGATCTCAAGGCAGAGCTTAACGGCGAGGCCCCGACATCCGATAAAGCCCTTGGCTCCATGGCAGATGTAGAACGGGCCCATATCCTGGCCGTACTCAAACAGACCCGGGGTAAAATTAACGGAAAGGACGGGGCTGCAAAAATTTTAGGCCTCCACCCCTCCACCCTGCGTTTCAGGATCAAAAAACTGGGGATTTCCATTGAACGCAGCCCGGTCCGGAGATAA
- a CDS encoding IS6 family transposase, whose protein sequence is MKNENPFKWRHYEKEIILLNVRWYLRYQLSYRNLEEMMQERGLSVDHSTIYRWVQRYAPEMEKRSRKYLRQSNDSYRIDETYIKVRGKMKYLYRAVDSRGNTIDFLLRSRRNMESAKRFFKKMLRASNSSRPRVLSVDGNPAYPPAVKALKEKKLLNKDCILRQNKYLNNIIKQDHRFIKKLVRAGMGFKTFHSAWRTLKGYEIMNMIRKGQVKNIRKGEILKQKEFVENLFSYAA, encoded by the coding sequence ATGAAAAATGAAAACCCTTTCAAGTGGCGTCATTATGAAAAAGAAATCATCCTGTTGAATGTTCGCTGGTATCTGAGATATCAACTGAGTTACAGGAATCTGGAAGAGATGATGCAAGAACGGGGCTTGTCTGTGGATCACAGTACCATTTACCGATGGGTTCAGCGCTATGCTCCTGAAATGGAAAAGCGAAGCAGGAAGTATCTGCGGCAATCAAATGATTCTTACCGTATTGATGAAACATATATCAAGGTGCGGGGGAAAATGAAGTATCTTTACCGAGCGGTCGATTCCCGTGGAAATACCATCGATTTTCTTCTTCGCAGCAGACGTAATATGGAATCTGCCAAACGATTTTTTAAAAAGATGCTGCGAGCTTCCAATAGCTCCAGACCTCGGGTTCTGAGTGTTGACGGAAATCCTGCATATCCTCCGGCAGTAAAGGCTTTGAAAGAAAAAAAGCTTCTGAATAAGGACTGTATCCTAAGACAGAATAAATATCTGAACAATATTATTAAGCAAGACCACCGGTTTATCAAAAAGCTTGTCAGAGCTGGTATGGGGTTCAAGACATTTCATTCTGCCTGGCGGACGCTAAAAGGCTATGAAATTATGAACATGATCAGAAAAGGACAAGTTAAAAATATCAGGAAGGGAGAAATTTTAAAGCAGAAAGAATTCGTCGAAAATCTGTTTTCTTATGCTGCGTAA
- a CDS encoding Hpt domain-containing protein: MQQNHDYISKPIDRLKLYKVLNKYIPGQECPAEPEKVLPHLNTDSKSLLIPGVDLKGSMRRLGCTHDRFLVILSQFFIDLEPVVCRLKACVEKKDLVQARAENHSLKGAAGNVGIQKLLKAAQSLEKALDNGLETDVATWVLEVEKHFFSTQKALKQANANPIVPERPSVPGRQIDPDKVRDLLKHLDLDLKEYDPAGSKSGYDQLKQYRAHSHFPGYTAGTGLCMFAICFRQFQRPAL; encoded by the coding sequence TTGCAACAGAACCATGATTATATTTCAAAACCCATTGACCGCTTAAAATTATACAAGGTGCTTAACAAGTATATTCCCGGCCAGGAATGCCCGGCCGAGCCTGAAAAAGTATTGCCTCACCTGAATACGGATTCTAAGAGCCTTCTCATTCCGGGGGTTGACCTTAAAGGAAGCATGAGGCGTCTGGGGTGCACCCATGATCGGTTCCTTGTAATTCTTTCGCAGTTTTTCATCGATCTTGAGCCTGTGGTTTGTCGATTAAAGGCATGTGTGGAAAAAAAGGATCTGGTCCAGGCAAGGGCAGAAAATCATTCCCTTAAAGGGGCTGCCGGAAATGTGGGCATCCAAAAGCTTTTAAAGGCGGCTCAATCCCTTGAAAAGGCCCTTGACAATGGTCTTGAAACAGATGTGGCCACCTGGGTTCTTGAGGTTGAAAAGCACTTTTTTAGCACCCAAAAGGCGTTAAAACAGGCAAATGCGAATCCCATTGTGCCTGAAAGGCCGTCTGTCCCAGGCCGGCAAATAGATCCTGACAAGGTCAGGGATTTGCTTAAACATTTGGATCTGGATCTTAAAGAGTACGATCCTGCGGGGTCAAAATCAGGATATGATCAACTCAAACAATACCGGGCGCATTCCCATTTTCCCGGTTATACCGCTGGCACTGGATTGTGCATGTTTGCCATCTGCTTCAGGCAGTTCCAACGCCCTGCTTTATAA
- a CDS encoding GMC family oxidoreductase: protein MQFDYVIIGSGFGGNVSALRLAEKGYRVAVVEQGGHVGPDRIKAGARDYKKLLWMPGLGMDGYFSQAIFKHLGVVGRVGVGGGSLVYASVLLKPKARFYKDPLWSSLGIDWEKEMAPFYETASQMLGVTPNPGFDTMDRYLKKTARKMGVEKSFGPTPMGIYFDRPGITVNDPYFKGRGPERTGCRMCGECLAGCSHGSKNSLDKNYLFLARKKGVRILDQRKVVNIMPTRDGGYTLSMTHPLKPLTRYPDIRASKVIVAAGVLGSLALLFRCRDLTKTLPLISRQMGKVVRTNSEAIVGVLSQNPDIDLSKGTAISSDFYPDAHTHITQNRFPRGFSFQKWYFGPMVDHDNPRIRAVKTLGKMLARPKILVENWSAKNWHKRMTVLTVMQDLDNQISFKYKPCPSALFLKHSLKTVPIKGKQAPTNLRVANKAATTLAGLTCGIPLNIAMESLGNLSFTAHVLGGCHMGSSARNGVIDTSHQVFGHPGLYIMDGSAISANIGVNPSLTITAMAERAMGLVPPKNTNIKKGLR from the coding sequence ATGCAGTTTGACTATGTAATTATCGGCAGCGGGTTCGGCGGCAATGTCTCGGCCTTGAGGCTGGCCGAAAAAGGATACCGGGTGGCTGTGGTGGAACAGGGTGGCCATGTCGGGCCTGACCGGATCAAGGCGGGTGCCCGGGATTATAAAAAACTGCTATGGATGCCGGGTCTGGGAATGGACGGTTATTTTTCCCAGGCCATATTCAAACATCTGGGTGTGGTCGGCAGGGTCGGGGTGGGCGGCGGCAGCCTGGTCTATGCCTCGGTACTCTTAAAGCCCAAGGCCCGGTTTTACAAAGATCCCCTCTGGTCCAGCCTGGGCATTGACTGGGAAAAGGAGATGGCCCCGTTTTACGAAACCGCTTCCCAAATGCTCGGAGTCACCCCAAATCCCGGCTTTGACACCATGGACCGATATCTTAAAAAGACTGCTCGGAAAATGGGAGTCGAAAAAAGCTTTGGCCCCACCCCCATGGGCATTTATTTTGACCGGCCGGGTATCACGGTCAATGATCCTTATTTTAAAGGCCGGGGGCCTGAGCGGACCGGCTGCCGCATGTGCGGGGAATGCCTTGCCGGGTGCAGCCATGGGTCTAAAAACAGTCTGGATAAAAACTATCTTTTCCTGGCCCGGAAAAAAGGGGTGCGCATCCTTGACCAAAGAAAGGTGGTCAATATTATGCCCACCCGTGACGGGGGGTATACGCTTTCCATGACCCATCCGCTCAAGCCCTTGACCCGATATCCCGACATCAGGGCATCAAAGGTCATTGTGGCCGCGGGCGTGCTCGGCTCTTTGGCACTTCTCTTCAGGTGCCGTGATCTCACAAAGACGCTTCCTTTGATCTCACGCCAGATGGGCAAGGTGGTCCGGACCAATTCGGAAGCCATTGTGGGTGTCCTCTCCCAAAATCCTGATATTGACCTGTCAAAGGGAACCGCCATCTCTTCTGATTTTTATCCGGATGCACACACCCATATCACCCAGAACCGGTTTCCCAGGGGATTTTCCTTTCAAAAATGGTATTTCGGCCCCATGGTTGACCATGACAATCCCAGAATCCGTGCCGTGAAAACCCTTGGCAAAATGCTTGCCCGTCCAAAAATACTGGTGGAAAACTGGTCTGCAAAAAACTGGCACAAACGGATGACCGTGCTCACGGTGATGCAGGATCTGGACAATCAGATTTCATTCAAATACAAACCCTGTCCCAGCGCCCTGTTTTTAAAACATTCGCTTAAAACCGTACCGATCAAAGGGAAACAGGCCCCGACCAATCTGCGTGTGGCCAACAAGGCCGCCACCACCCTGGCCGGCCTGACCTGCGGGATTCCCCTGAATATCGCCATGGAAAGCCTGGGCAATTTATCCTTTACCGCCCATGTCCTGGGGGGATGCCACATGGGATCCTCTGCCCGGAACGGGGTGATTGACACCTCTCACCAGGTATTTGGTCATCCGGGACTCTACATCATGGACGGATCTGCCATATCCGCCAATATCGGGGTCAACCCGAGCCTGACCATCACAGCCATGGCTGAAAGGGCCATGGGCCTGGTTCCGCCTAAAAACACAAATATCAAAAAAGGACTAAGATGA
- a CDS encoding 4Fe-4S binding protein yields the protein MDAETGIADPEKCIACLACVAICPEQALSINDTTDSWQFKLDLDETTEKELNRQQGKIYL from the coding sequence ATGGATGCTGAAACCGGTATTGCTGATCCGGAAAAGTGTATTGCCTGTCTGGCCTGTGTCGCAATCTGTCCCGAGCAGGCATTGTCTATCAACGATACAACGGACTCGTGGCAGTTTAAGCTTGATCTGGATGAAACAACCGAAAAAGAACTCAACCGCCAACAGGGGAAGATTTATTTGTAA
- a CDS encoding MarR family transcriptional regulator: MTLDKRPLNLSEDEIKDLLFNCFRAIYKFEQDKVKCFELNYDAIFLLQFLRRQSPSTMGDISREMQVPVSTATRVVDRLAARGMVSRKKTAKDKRIVQVSLDARGENLVKAVEDHSSDIILKNLSTLTHEQIKAVLTTARLMDGLLHIPK; this comes from the coding sequence ATGACCTTAGACAAGCGGCCATTAAACCTGTCCGAAGATGAAATCAAGGACCTTCTTTTCAACTGCTTCCGCGCCATCTACAAGTTTGAGCAGGACAAGGTCAAATGTTTTGAACTCAACTATGATGCCATTTTTCTGCTCCAGTTTCTACGCCGGCAGTCCCCGTCCACCATGGGCGACATTTCCAGGGAAATGCAGGTGCCCGTGAGCACGGCCACCCGGGTAGTGGACCGTCTGGCCGCAAGGGGCATGGTTTCCCGGAAAAAAACCGCAAAAGACAAGCGCATTGTCCAGGTCTCCTTAGATGCCAGGGGAGAAAATCTGGTCAAGGCTGTTGAAGACCATTCCTCTGATATTATTCTTAAAAATCTTTCAACCTTGACCCATGAACAGATAAAGGCGGTTCTGACCACAGCCCGATTAATGGACGGCCTGCTCCATATACCTAAATAA
- a CDS encoding GGDEF domain-containing protein: protein MKPYSAIRLKGKYNKHLIVPEELIAEDQTFHQNILAGKTIQKETFRKTQKGALIPVSFLGYPAMVKNKIEGMFVLYEDISSRKKYEAQMLHQAFHDSLTGLPNRALFMERLNRALERSKRRKEYKFAVLVIDLDNFKFVNESIGHLAGDEFLNQFSDQVGQCIRSTDTIARMGGDEFAVLLEEFQAPKEIFKIVRRISKISQSRFFIERNEIRISSCIGVVFDTTTYTNAEDILRDADIAMYRAKETGKPRFRAFKKKMRKLTLESITMQNELRYAHCLCKNQ from the coding sequence TTGAAACCATATTCGGCTATCAGGCTTAAAGGGAAATACAATAAACACCTCATTGTACCCGAAGAACTGATTGCAGAAGATCAAACCTTTCATCAAAATATCCTTGCCGGAAAAACAATTCAGAAAGAGACCTTTAGAAAAACCCAAAAAGGGGCCCTGATACCGGTCTCTTTTCTTGGCTATCCTGCGATGGTCAAAAACAAAATAGAGGGCATGTTCGTATTGTACGAGGATATTTCCTCAAGAAAAAAATATGAGGCCCAAATGCTTCACCAGGCCTTCCATGACTCTTTGACAGGTCTTCCCAACAGGGCCCTGTTCATGGAAAGACTGAACCGTGCCCTTGAACGCTCCAAAAGAAGAAAAGAGTACAAGTTTGCCGTTCTGGTCATTGACCTGGACAATTTCAAATTTGTAAACGAAAGCATCGGGCACCTGGCAGGAGATGAATTTTTAAATCAGTTTTCAGACCAGGTCGGACAGTGCATAAGGTCTACGGATACGATTGCGCGCATGGGCGGAGATGAGTTTGCCGTTCTGCTTGAAGAATTTCAGGCCCCCAAAGAAATCTTTAAAATTGTCCGGCGGATCTCCAAAATCAGTCAGTCCCGCTTTTTTATCGAAAGAAACGAAATCCGGATCAGCTCCTGCATCGGTGTTGTCTTTGATACAACCACGTACACAAATGCTGAGGATATCCTGCGGGATGCAGACATTGCCATGTACCGGGCCAAGGAAACCGGCAAACCACGATTCAGAGCGTTTAAAAAAAAGATGCGCAAACTGACCCTTGAATCCATCACCATGCAAAATGAACTGCGCTACGCCCATTGTCTCTGCAAAAACCAATGA
- a CDS encoding iron-containing alcohol dehydrogenase produces MNDLNPEFNPFFMWSNRPKILYAPGVREELGFELQTLGAQRPLFITDRGVREAGVTQMVIDAARADGFEPAGIFDEILQDARIDIINKGAPFYKTCRADAMVVVGGGSVMDTAQAINIMIGEGIKDFRPLAEQAALYENPASLPPQVVFPTTAGTGSEVTNGLVVLDSDAGKKIGVAHPFNADIAMLDPELILGLPQEMTAATGMDALTHALGGEYKIPHGIANAILLPWVMAFNLEAAPERYAIIAKALGVNTQNLTLQEAGQASVEAVIQLKKKFISPPHLRPIMSRTKKSFWNLWLKKPPVIPSCPTTPGKWMKRISSKFS; encoded by the coding sequence ATGAACGATCTAAACCCTGAATTTAACCCTTTTTTCATGTGGAGCAACCGCCCAAAAATCCTCTACGCCCCAGGGGTCAGAGAGGAACTGGGATTTGAATTACAAACTCTTGGGGCCCAAAGGCCCTTGTTTATCACGGACCGCGGCGTGCGGGAAGCCGGTGTCACCCAAATGGTGATTGATGCGGCCCGGGCAGACGGGTTTGAACCGGCGGGCATCTTTGATGAGATTCTTCAGGATGCAAGAATCGACATCATCAACAAAGGGGCGCCCTTTTACAAAACATGCCGGGCAGACGCCATGGTGGTGGTGGGCGGGGGCTCTGTCATGGACACGGCCCAGGCCATTAACATCATGATCGGAGAAGGCATAAAAGATTTTCGTCCTTTGGCAGAACAGGCCGCCCTTTACGAGAATCCAGCCTCTTTGCCTCCCCAAGTTGTCTTTCCCACCACCGCGGGCACCGGCAGCGAGGTGACCAACGGACTGGTGGTCCTGGATTCTGATGCCGGGAAAAAAATAGGGGTGGCCCATCCCTTTAATGCCGATATTGCCATGCTGGATCCTGAACTCATCCTGGGGCTGCCCCAAGAGATGACCGCCGCCACAGGCATGGATGCCCTGACCCATGCCCTGGGCGGAGAGTACAAAATCCCCCACGGCATTGCCAATGCCATCCTGTTGCCCTGGGTCATGGCCTTTAACCTTGAGGCCGCCCCAGAACGCTATGCCATAATTGCCAAGGCCCTGGGCGTAAACACCCAAAATCTAACCCTTCAGGAGGCTGGCCAGGCTTCGGTTGAGGCGGTGATCCAGCTGAAAAAAAAATTCATCTCACCCCCACACTTGAGACCTATCATGTCCCGGACCAAAAAGAGCTTTTGGAATCTTTGGTTGAAAAAGCCGCCTGTGATTCCCAGTTGTCCTACAACCCCAGGGAAATGGATGAAGAGGATATCCTCCAAATTTTCCTAA
- a CDS encoding precorrin-8X methylmutase yields the protein MKPQEIEDLSFKIIEDEAGDHGFSPERWPVVRRMIHTSADFEYIHTIRFNQNAVAKGIKAIRSGCKIVTDTNMARVGIRKKEIDSFGGSVSCLIGERAVAEMAEDKGTTRALAAVDMACETLGQGIYVVGNAPTALLRLIELIQDKKAAPALVIGFPVGFVNASESKEALMALDIPYITNQGRKGGSNIAASVVNALAIAAYAQG from the coding sequence ATGAAACCCCAGGAAATTGAAGACTTAAGTTTTAAGATCATAGAAGATGAAGCAGGCGACCACGGGTTCAGCCCGGAGCGATGGCCTGTGGTGAGACGGATGATCCATACCTCGGCGGATTTTGAGTATATCCATACCATCCGGTTTAATCAAAATGCCGTGGCAAAAGGAATTAAAGCCATTCGATCCGGGTGCAAAATTGTAACAGACACCAATATGGCAAGGGTGGGGATCCGGAAAAAAGAAATAGACTCCTTTGGGGGCAGTGTGAGCTGCTTGATCGGGGAGAGGGCGGTGGCCGAGATGGCCGAAGATAAGGGGACCACCCGGGCTTTGGCTGCCGTGGACATGGCCTGTGAAACCCTGGGACAGGGCATTTATGTGGTGGGAAACGCGCCCACGGCCCTGCTGCGCCTGATTGAACTCATCCAAGACAAAAAGGCCGCCCCGGCCCTGGTGATCGGATTTCCCGTGGGCTTTGTCAATGCGTCTGAATCCAAGGAGGCCCTCATGGCCCTGGATATTCCCTATATCACTAACCAGGGGAGAAAAGGGGGATCCAATATTGCGGCCAGTGTGGTGAATGCCCTGGCCATAGCCGCTTACGCCCAAGGCTGA
- a CDS encoding acyl-CoA dehydrogenase family protein: MAKDLYFTKDHELVRKAVADFIKQEINPNIDQWEEEGKTPLHDVFKKMGELGFLGIRYDTQYGGEGLDYWYELVFLEEIAKIRATPAIYDFGSEYLKKTYLTPALKGEMVSAIAVTEPDAGSDVAALKTFAQKQGDHYILNGSKTYITNGTQADFLTLLARTSDEPGYHSFSLFVVPTDLDGFSVSKKLDKMGMRSSDTAELFFDNMKIPAQNLIGTEGEGFIQQMMQFQHERFSALPLAYGTSEMILKETVDYLRSRKVFGKPLIKQQVIRHNLAQWKAEILALKQLTYHIVRLKTAGMDASKEVSMGKLLAAQVVQKVADGCLQYFGGSGFMNEMPISRFFRDSKLISVGGGADEVMKDIIAKLEGY; this comes from the coding sequence ATGGCAAAAGACCTCTATTTCACCAAAGACCATGAGCTGGTCAGAAAAGCAGTGGCGGATTTTATCAAACAAGAGATCAACCCCAACATTGACCAATGGGAAGAAGAGGGCAAAACCCCGCTTCATGATGTTTTCAAAAAAATGGGGGAACTGGGCTTTTTGGGCATCCGGTATGATACCCAATACGGGGGAGAAGGGCTGGACTATTGGTATGAACTTGTTTTTCTCGAAGAGATCGCCAAAATCAGGGCCACCCCGGCCATTTATGACTTTGGCAGCGAATACCTTAAAAAGACCTATCTAACACCCGCCCTTAAAGGAGAGATGGTCTCTGCCATTGCCGTTACAGAGCCGGATGCCGGTTCTGATGTGGCAGCCTTGAAAACCTTTGCCCAAAAACAGGGGGATCACTATATCCTCAACGGGTCCAAGACCTATATCACCAACGGCACCCAGGCCGATTTTTTAACCCTGCTGGCCCGGACAAGCGATGAGCCCGGGTACCACAGCTTCAGCCTCTTTGTGGTTCCAACAGATTTAGACGGCTTTTCCGTAAGCAAAAAGCTGGACAAGATGGGCATGCGCAGCTCTGATACGGCTGAGCTGTTTTTCGACAATATGAAAATCCCGGCCCAAAACCTCATCGGCACCGAAGGTGAAGGCTTTATCCAGCAGATGATGCAGTTCCAGCATGAACGGTTTTCCGCCCTGCCCCTGGCATACGGCACCTCTGAGATGATCCTCAAGGAAACCGTGGACTATCTGCGCTCCCGGAAGGTATTCGGCAAACCCCTGATCAAACAGCAGGTCATCCGCCACAACCTGGCCCAGTGGAAGGCTGAAATCCTCGCCCTCAAGCAGCTGACCTACCATATTGTCCGGCTGAAGACCGCAGGAATGGACGCCTCAAAAGAGGTCTCCATGGGCAAGCTTTTAGCGGCCCAGGTGGTGCAGAAGGTGGCAGACGGCTGCCTCCAGTATTTCGGGGGATCCGGTTTTATGAACGAGATGCCCATATCCCGGTTTTTCAGGGATTCAAAACTCATCTCCGTGGGCGGCGGGGCAGATGAAGTCATGAAGGATATTATCGCCAAACTCGAAGGATATTAA
- a CDS encoding SCP2 sterol-binding domain-containing protein, with translation MKYWDSPAQAITAFLKLMEKIEQDEKLLTGIKKINQLIWYDYTQNGEECSFWSDCRNNQFSYGPGRPGDKPNLTLILSADQGHLSWANKINAAMAITRGRIKIKGSAMGLLRLAPKSRKVAKLYESALTELGFQDKLEI, from the coding sequence ATGAAATATTGGGACTCACCCGCCCAGGCCATCACGGCCTTTTTAAAACTCATGGAAAAAATTGAACAGGATGAAAAACTATTGACCGGCATCAAAAAAATCAACCAGCTGATCTGGTACGATTACACCCAAAACGGGGAGGAGTGCTCATTCTGGTCGGACTGCCGGAACAACCAGTTTTCCTATGGCCCGGGCAGACCCGGTGACAAACCCAATCTGACCCTGATTCTCTCCGCAGACCAGGGCCATCTTTCCTGGGCCAATAAAATCAATGCAGCCATGGCCATTACCCGGGGAAGAATTAAAATCAAAGGCTCGGCCATGGGCTTGTTAAGACTGGCCCCCAAATCCAGAAAAGTGGCCAAACTTTATGAATCCGCCTTGACAGAGCTTGGATTCCAGGACAAGCTGGAGATATAA
- a CDS encoding EAL domain-containing protein has product MNCATPIVSAKTNELTGFEALIRWQHPEKGMIGPNLFIPLAKETDLILPMGKFIIKQACRQLKQWHDLTDGADRLTMNINISAKQFMDGELTNIIMKEIKENSLPPESIKLEITESLLIQKAKTMVAKLSFLKKSGINVVLDDFGTGYSSLSYIKDFQIDGIKIDRSFVNDVDHDGGSAEIVKTILALCKNLGLGVVAEGVERKSQLDILQGLECEKIQGFYFSKPLDGKAAGKLIKNGFKVSL; this is encoded by the coding sequence ATGAACTGCGCTACGCCCATTGTCTCTGCAAAAACCAATGAACTGACCGGGTTTGAGGCCCTTATCCGATGGCAGCACCCGGAAAAAGGAATGATCGGCCCCAACCTGTTTATCCCCCTTGCCAAAGAAACCGACCTGATTCTTCCCATGGGAAAATTCATCATAAAACAGGCCTGCCGTCAATTAAAGCAATGGCATGATTTAACTGACGGTGCTGACCGCTTGACCATGAACATCAATATCTCTGCCAAACAGTTTATGGACGGGGAATTAACCAATATCATCATGAAAGAAATCAAGGAAAACAGCCTGCCCCCGGAATCCATCAAACTTGAAATCACGGAAAGTCTTTTGATTCAAAAGGCAAAAACAATGGTGGCCAAGCTCTCCTTTTTAAAAAAATCCGGGATCAATGTGGTGCTGGATGATTTCGGTACGGGGTATTCTTCCCTTTCATACATCAAAGATTTCCAAATTGACGGGATCAAAATTGATCGTTCCTTTGTCAATGACGTTGACCACGACGGCGGCAGCGCAGAGATTGTTAAAACCATACTTGCTTTGTGCAAAAATCTCGGACTTGGCGTGGTTGCCGAAGGGGTTGAACGAAAGAGTCAGCTGGATATTTTACAAGGGCTTGAATGTGAAAAAATTCAGGGATTTTATTTTTCAAAACCTTTGGATGGCAAGGCCGCTGGGAAATTAATCAAAAACGGATTTAAAGTTTCTTTATAA